One Homo sapiens chromosome 3, GRCh38.p14 Primary Assembly genomic window carries:
- the ARPP21 gene encoding cAMP-regulated phosphoprotein 21 isoform 2 (isoform 2 is encoded by transcript variant 7) encodes MSEQGDLNQAIAEEGGTEQETATPENGIVKSESLDEEEKLELQRRLEAQNQERRKSKSGAGKGKLTRSLAVCEESSARPGGESLQDQTL; translated from the exons ATGTCTGAGCAAGGAGACCTGAATCAGGCAATAGCAGAGGAAGGAGGGACTGAGCAGGAGACGGCCACTCCAGAGAACGGCATTGTTAAATCAGAAAGTCTGGATGAAGAGGAGAAACTGGAACTGCAG AGGCGGCTGGAGGCTCAgaatcaagaaagaagaaaatccaag TCAGGAGCAGGAAAAGGTAAACTGACTCGCAGCCTTGCTGTCTGTGAGGAATCTTCTGCCAGACCAGGAGGTGAAAGTCTTCAGGATCAG actCTCTGA